A single genomic interval of Methylobacterium bullatum harbors:
- the cheB_1 gene encoding Chemotaxis response regulator protein-glutamate methylesterase has protein sequence MIRALVADDSALMRRHLTQLLESAGGFVVQTARNGVEVLEALQDFDPHVITLDVNMPEMDGITCLSRIMSEDPRPVVMVSSLTEEGAETTLQALSLGAVDFVQKPGGTISLSIDRIHRELLLKIRAAATTKVRRSRGLRGRLASQRRPSAPPPQAALSSSGRPGLVLVGVSTGGPGVLEEFLSLLPADFPWPILIAQHMPSSFTGVFARRLDEVCALSVVEASRQMPIEPGTVYIAKGDADLVVTRRGTGYSATPLPQSDAHIWHPSVTRMVESALALFPANRLIGVQLTGMGDDGADAMARLRAGGGLTIAQDEETCVVFGMPNELIKRGGASVVLPSDEIAGQLVAWLDGASPRARARIEGGRFGA, from the coding sequence ATGATCAGAGCGTTGGTTGCCGACGATTCCGCATTGATGCGCCGGCACCTCACCCAACTCCTCGAATCGGCCGGTGGCTTCGTGGTGCAGACCGCCCGCAACGGTGTCGAGGTTCTCGAAGCGTTGCAGGATTTCGACCCGCACGTGATCACCCTCGACGTCAACATGCCGGAGATGGACGGGATCACCTGCCTCTCGCGGATCATGAGCGAGGATCCGCGACCGGTGGTCATGGTCTCCTCGCTCACCGAAGAGGGTGCGGAGACGACGCTTCAGGCGCTGAGCCTCGGCGCGGTGGATTTCGTCCAGAAGCCCGGTGGCACGATCTCCCTGTCGATCGACCGTATCCACCGCGAACTCCTGCTCAAGATCCGCGCCGCTGCGACGACAAAGGTCCGGCGCAGCCGTGGTCTGCGCGGGCGCCTCGCCAGCCAGCGCCGCCCCTCCGCCCCGCCGCCTCAGGCCGCCCTTTCCTCCTCCGGCCGTCCCGGTCTCGTGCTCGTCGGCGTGTCGACCGGCGGTCCGGGCGTGCTGGAAGAGTTTCTGTCGCTCTTGCCCGCGGACTTCCCCTGGCCCATCCTGATCGCGCAGCACATGCCGAGCAGTTTCACCGGTGTCTTCGCCCGGAGACTGGACGAGGTCTGCGCCCTGTCCGTCGTCGAGGCTTCCCGGCAGATGCCGATCGAGCCCGGCACGGTCTACATCGCCAAAGGCGATGCCGACCTCGTCGTCACACGCCGCGGCACCGGCTATTCCGCGACACCGCTGCCCCAGAGCGACGCGCATATCTGGCATCCCAGCGTCACCCGCATGGTGGAAAGCGCCCTCGCGCTCTTTCCCGCCAACCGCCTGATCGGCGTCCAGCTCACCGGCATGGGCGACGACGGCGCCGACGCCATGGCCCGGCTGAGGGCCGGCGGCGGATTGACCATCGCGCAGGACGAAGAGACCTGCGTCGTCTTCGGAATGCCGAACGAGCTGATCAAGCGCGGCGGGGCCAGCGTGGTCCTGCCGAGCGATGAGATCGCCGGTCAGCTCGTCGCTTGGCTCGACGGCGCGTCACCGCGGGCACGGGCGCGGATCGAAGGAGGTCGTTTTGGCGCTTAG
- the cheR_1 gene encoding Chemotaxis protein methyltransferase, translating to MPMSSILTAAPPAVQITEEEYEKFYEFFYRRTGISFTGKKEYFVEKRLLDRIYKTGSDSFKAYFTLLRFQVSGEELQHLVNTMTVNETYFFREDYQFDALVQGILPEIGRTRRPGETLRIWSMPCSTGEEPYSIAIQILEHWSRADDFAIEICASDIDSRVLMEARQGIYGNRALQRLSPEIRRKYFRVLGEDRHEIHEELRSSIEFSMANIADPIQMRRYRAMDVIFCRNMLIYFDDASRRAAVEALYECLVPGGFICLGHSESMSRMSSMFLPRKFGDTIVYQRPIEHD from the coding sequence ATGCCCATGTCCAGCATCCTCACGGCAGCGCCACCGGCGGTTCAGATCACGGAAGAGGAATACGAAAAATTCTACGAGTTCTTCTATCGCCGCACCGGGATCTCGTTCACGGGGAAGAAGGAATATTTCGTCGAGAAGCGGCTCCTCGATCGGATCTACAAAACCGGCAGCGATAGTTTCAAGGCGTATTTCACACTGCTTCGGTTCCAGGTCTCGGGGGAGGAGCTTCAGCATCTCGTCAACACCATGACGGTGAACGAGACCTACTTCTTTCGCGAAGACTATCAGTTCGACGCCCTGGTGCAGGGCATCCTTCCGGAGATCGGCCGCACGCGCCGGCCCGGCGAGACGCTGCGCATCTGGTCCATGCCCTGCTCGACGGGGGAGGAGCCGTACTCGATCGCGATCCAGATCCTGGAGCACTGGTCGCGGGCCGACGACTTCGCCATCGAGATCTGCGCCTCGGACATCGATTCGCGCGTGCTGATGGAAGCGCGCCAGGGGATCTACGGCAACCGGGCCCTGCAGCGGCTCTCACCGGAGATCCGCAGGAAGTATTTCCGTGTCCTCGGCGAGGACCGGCACGAGATCCACGAAGAGCTGCGCAGCTCGATCGAGTTCTCCATGGCCAATATCGCCGATCCCATCCAGATGCGCCGCTATCGTGCGATGGACGTGATCTTCTGTCGTAACATGCTGATCTACTTCGACGACGCGTCGAGACGGGCTGCCGTGGAGGCGCTGTACGAGTGCCTCGTGCCGGGCGGCTTCATTTGTCTCGGACATTCCGAGAGCATGAGCCGCATGTCGTCGATGTTCCTGCCGCGGAAATTCGGGGACACGATCGTTTATCAGAGGCCGATCGAACATGATTGA
- the ybaL gene encoding Inner membrane protein YbaL: MPHATELIAIIALGLVLAFACGMLAQRLRLPPLVGYLLAGVLVGPYTPGFVGNSQLASQLAEIGVILLMFGVGLHFSIKDLMAVRTIALPGAIVQIVAATAMGGLLAHLWGWGIGAGLVFGLALSVASTVVLLRALEERRLLDSDKGRIAVGWLIVEDLAMVLALVLLPALAPSLGGVGDGAAHHVGDGNIWLTLALTLAKVAVFALVMLVGGRRVVPWLLDQAARTGSRELFTLAVLALALGIAFGSAELFGVSFALGAFFAGMVLAESDLSHQAAADSLPLQDAFAVLFFVSVGMLFDPGILLREPLSVLAVLGIILLGKSIAAVAIVLAFKHPIGTALTIAASLAQIGEFSFILVSLGLSLKLLPTEGRDLILGGAILSITLNPLFFVLADRATRFFSERPDLAARFERRGAAAMAVTEEAKPHRGHAIVIGYGRVGSTIANAFATWDMPYLVIDRDRRRVLDLRKDGVEAVFGDATAPGILEAADIGQAKLIVIASPEPHTARRLVELAREANPGIDTLVRTHNDGERRHFEEQRVGLVLMAERELAYGMTLYALRSLGLKEGEARIFVDSTRVESRSAPVEAEIDQGAPELRPHKSDAVEGKG; encoded by the coding sequence GTGCCGCACGCGACAGAGCTGATTGCCATCATCGCCCTCGGTCTCGTGCTGGCCTTCGCCTGCGGGATGCTGGCTCAACGCCTGCGGCTGCCTCCCCTGGTCGGTTATCTCCTCGCCGGCGTGCTCGTGGGGCCGTACACGCCCGGCTTCGTCGGCAACAGCCAGCTCGCGAGTCAGCTCGCCGAGATCGGCGTGATCCTGCTGATGTTCGGGGTCGGCCTGCACTTCTCGATCAAGGACCTGATGGCGGTGCGCACCATCGCCCTTCCGGGCGCGATCGTGCAGATCGTGGCCGCCACCGCCATGGGTGGGCTGCTGGCGCATCTCTGGGGCTGGGGCATCGGCGCGGGTCTCGTCTTCGGCCTCGCCTTGTCGGTGGCGAGTACCGTGGTGCTGCTGCGGGCGCTGGAGGAGCGTCGCCTCCTCGACAGCGACAAGGGCCGCATCGCGGTGGGATGGCTCATCGTCGAGGATCTGGCGATGGTCCTCGCCCTGGTCCTGCTCCCCGCCCTCGCGCCATCCCTCGGCGGAGTTGGCGACGGCGCGGCCCACCATGTGGGGGACGGCAACATCTGGCTCACCCTGGCGCTGACGCTGGCCAAGGTCGCGGTGTTCGCCCTGGTGATGCTGGTGGGCGGGCGCCGCGTGGTGCCCTGGCTCCTCGATCAGGCGGCGCGCACCGGCTCGCGTGAGCTCTTCACCCTGGCGGTCCTCGCCCTCGCGCTCGGCATTGCCTTCGGTTCGGCCGAACTCTTCGGGGTCTCCTTCGCGCTGGGCGCCTTCTTCGCCGGCATGGTGCTGGCCGAATCCGACCTGAGCCATCAGGCGGCGGCCGATTCCCTGCCGCTGCAGGATGCTTTCGCGGTTCTGTTCTTCGTCTCCGTGGGCATGCTGTTCGACCCCGGCATCCTCCTCCGCGAGCCGCTCTCGGTGCTCGCCGTCCTCGGCATCATCCTCCTCGGCAAGTCCATCGCCGCGGTGGCGATCGTCCTGGCGTTCAAGCATCCCATCGGCACGGCCCTCACCATCGCGGCGAGTCTGGCGCAGATCGGCGAGTTCTCGTTCATCCTGGTCAGCCTCGGGCTCTCGCTGAAGCTGCTCCCCACCGAGGGGCGCGATCTCATCCTCGGCGGCGCCATCCTCTCCATCACTCTCAATCCGCTGTTCTTCGTCCTGGCCGACCGGGCGACGCGTTTCTTCTCCGAGCGGCCGGATCTCGCCGCTCGGTTCGAGCGGCGAGGTGCTGCGGCGATGGCCGTCACCGAGGAGGCCAAACCTCATCGCGGCCACGCCATCGTCATCGGCTACGGCCGTGTCGGCAGCACCATCGCCAATGCCTTCGCCACCTGGGACATGCCCTACCTCGTGATCGACCGCGACCGCCGCCGCGTCCTCGACCTGCGCAAGGACGGCGTCGAGGCGGTGTTCGGGGACGCCACCGCGCCGGGTATCCTCGAAGCGGCCGATATCGGACAGGCGAAGCTCATCGTGATCGCGTCGCCCGAACCGCATACGGCGCGGCGCCTCGTCGAACTCGCCCGCGAGGCCAATCCCGGCATCGACACGCTGGTGCGCACCCACAACGACGGCGAGCGGCGCCATTTCGAGGAGCAGCGCGTCGGCCTCGTCCTCATGGCCGAGCGCGAACTCGCCTACGGGATGACGCTCTATGCCCTGCGCAGCCTCGGGCTGAAGGAGGGCGAAGCGCGCATCTTCGTCGACAGCACCCGCGTGGAAAGCCGCTCGGCTCCCGTGGAGGCCGAGATCGACCAGGGCGCGCCGGAACTGCGCCCGCACAAGTCGGACGCGGTGGAAGGGAAGGGGTAG
- the cheW_1 gene encoding Chemotaxis protein CheW has product MASAVARAVHTLEAEFTSDAGQSIPRPEQETARAEARQFVIFHVETEMFAVSLAEVKEIIRVPEVVRVPLSPPSLLGLANLRGTVLPVLNLRDVFAFPPALHDDATRVVVLDQGSPIGLVVDRMANVVTVDADRIEPTSAIEGTIDTDLLTGMIKTNDGRSLVMILDAGQLIRREFSRISARGQTGAGAAQTGATDAPTAAEPLVDEDQLVSFEVAGQEYAFPIERVQEIVQLPEHVSRVPNAPAHVLGVITLRNRLLPLVSLREMFGLETKEFTETNKVVVVSLGTKPGFSAGIVMDSVKEVLRVNRSLVEPMPALLAQDAGMDDIQAICRLQDGQRLVSVLSVERMFDIAELRALVATGDERMAAEERQDVTEAREAADEEQFVVFRLMGEEYGVPIAAVQEIVRVPEELTRIPKAPPFVEGVINLRGVVLPVIDQRRRFNLADMERNDRQRIMVFTIRGVRTGFIVDSVSEVMRISAAAIGDAPDLSDEQTRLIRRVANLENQKRMILLLDTMQLLDTQEAAAIRHSTR; this is encoded by the coding sequence ATGGCAAGCGCAGTCGCTCGGGCGGTGCACACGCTCGAGGCCGAATTCACGTCGGACGCGGGACAGTCGATCCCGCGTCCGGAGCAGGAGACGGCCCGCGCCGAAGCCCGCCAGTTCGTGATCTTCCACGTCGAGACGGAGATGTTCGCCGTCTCGCTCGCCGAGGTGAAGGAGATCATCCGGGTTCCGGAGGTGGTCCGGGTGCCCCTCAGCCCCCCCTCGCTGCTGGGATTGGCCAACCTGCGCGGTACGGTGCTCCCGGTGCTGAACCTGCGGGACGTCTTCGCCTTCCCGCCCGCCCTTCACGATGACGCCACGCGGGTCGTGGTGCTCGATCAGGGTAGCCCGATCGGCCTCGTGGTCGACCGGATGGCCAACGTCGTCACCGTGGACGCCGACCGGATCGAGCCCACCTCGGCGATCGAGGGGACGATCGACACCGATCTCCTGACCGGAATGATCAAGACGAATGACGGCCGGTCGCTGGTGATGATCCTCGATGCGGGCCAGCTCATCCGCCGCGAATTCAGCCGGATCTCGGCCAGGGGCCAAACGGGTGCCGGCGCGGCCCAGACCGGCGCGACGGATGCGCCGACGGCGGCGGAACCTCTGGTGGACGAGGATCAGCTCGTCAGCTTCGAGGTGGCGGGGCAGGAATATGCCTTTCCGATCGAGCGGGTCCAGGAGATCGTCCAGCTCCCCGAGCACGTGTCCCGCGTCCCGAACGCGCCGGCCCACGTGCTCGGCGTGATCACCCTGCGCAACCGCCTGCTCCCGCTCGTCTCCCTGCGGGAAATGTTCGGGCTCGAGACGAAGGAATTCACCGAGACCAACAAGGTCGTCGTGGTGTCCCTCGGCACGAAACCGGGCTTCTCCGCGGGCATCGTAATGGACAGCGTCAAGGAAGTATTGCGCGTCAACCGCAGCCTCGTCGAACCGATGCCGGCTCTCCTCGCGCAGGATGCGGGCATGGACGACATCCAGGCGATCTGCCGCCTGCAGGACGGGCAGCGTCTCGTTTCGGTCCTCTCGGTGGAGCGGATGTTCGACATCGCCGAGCTGCGCGCGCTCGTGGCAACGGGGGATGAGAGAATGGCCGCCGAGGAACGACAGGACGTGACCGAAGCTCGGGAGGCGGCCGACGAGGAGCAGTTCGTCGTGTTCCGGCTGATGGGCGAGGAATACGGTGTGCCGATCGCCGCCGTGCAGGAGATCGTCCGCGTTCCGGAGGAACTCACCCGCATTCCGAAGGCGCCGCCCTTCGTGGAGGGCGTGATCAACCTGCGGGGCGTGGTCCTGCCGGTGATCGACCAGCGGAGGCGGTTCAACCTGGCCGACATGGAGCGCAACGACCGGCAGCGGATCATGGTGTTCACCATTCGCGGCGTTCGGACCGGCTTCATCGTCGATTCCGTGTCCGAAGTGATGCGGATATCGGCCGCTGCCATCGGCGACGCTCCGGACCTCTCGGACGAGCAGACCCGCCTCATCCGTCGGGTGGCCAACCTCGAGAACCAGAAGCGCATGATCCTGCTCCTCGACACGATGCAACTGCTGGATACCCAGGAAGCGGCCGCCATTCGGCACTCGACCCGCTGA
- the cheY_2 gene encoding Chemotaxis protein CheY: protein MIEAHMLEKRILVVEDGITMRMFYQDVLGKAGFAVEEAANGVEGLEKALLGHFDLMIVDINMPKMDGYELVTRIRREPSLRAIPVVTISTEAQGEDATRAYEAGANFYIVKPADPESLVEMARLLTGARA, encoded by the coding sequence ATGATTGAGGCGCACATGCTCGAGAAGCGAATACTCGTCGTCGAGGACGGCATCACCATGCGCATGTTCTATCAGGACGTGCTCGGCAAGGCCGGCTTTGCAGTGGAGGAGGCGGCGAACGGCGTGGAAGGGCTGGAGAAGGCCCTGCTGGGTCATTTCGACCTGATGATCGTCGACATCAACATGCCGAAGATGGACGGCTACGAGCTGGTGACGCGCATCCGCCGCGAACCCTCCCTGCGGGCGATTCCGGTGGTCACCATCAGCACCGAAGCACAGGGCGAGGACGCGACGCGGGCCTACGAAGCCGGCGCCAACTTCTACATCGTCAAACCCGCCGACCCCGAAAGCCTCGTCGAAATGGCCCGCCTGCTGACCGGAGCGCGGGCATGA
- the dnaC_1 gene encoding Replicative DNA helicase, with translation MMPVIHDVVPPSTIEAEQALLGAILINPEALDRARDHVRAEDFFEDVHRHIFGVMCERRDAGDAIDWKLMRAALGDDDLGGLTAGAYLARLASEAITVVGAPGYARMIADAARMRTVLETAQAAVARMTDGSVHSPADYATHMIEQLDEVASAGLAEHARRVTLVSSVASVLARVEQTRQGLAPRGAPYGLPKLDTATLGMRPAQFIVLAGRPGMGKSTVALHIALAAARRAGAVGFFSLEMGADELSERVLAAAAYDPRSQEPITYRAIAEARSLSPEAMWRLQEAEKTCADIPLWIEPQSGLTLAQIAARARQMRLRAERRGIPLAAIIIDHIGLIRPSKRYQGNRVQEMTEITTGLKGLAKELGIPVVGLSQLNREVEKRQDKRPQLSDLRESGSIEQDADVVLGLYREAYYLEHKADRTDDEEIRLFNCQNELEIEILKQRSGPTIRITCFCDVGCNVLAEVAR, from the coding sequence ATGATGCCGGTCATTCATGACGTCGTGCCGCCGAGCACGATCGAAGCGGAGCAGGCTTTGCTCGGTGCGATCCTAATCAACCCGGAGGCTCTGGATCGGGCTCGCGATCACGTTCGGGCCGAGGACTTCTTCGAGGACGTGCATCGGCACATCTTCGGTGTGATGTGCGAGCGCCGCGATGCCGGCGACGCCATCGACTGGAAGCTGATGAGGGCCGCCCTCGGTGACGACGACCTCGGTGGATTGACCGCCGGCGCCTACCTCGCTCGCCTGGCATCTGAGGCCATCACAGTCGTCGGTGCGCCTGGGTACGCCCGGATGATTGCCGACGCTGCTCGGATGCGGACGGTGCTGGAGACGGCGCAGGCCGCGGTAGCGCGGATGACGGACGGTTCGGTTCACAGCCCCGCCGACTATGCCACGCACATGATTGAGCAGCTCGACGAGGTAGCCAGCGCTGGCCTCGCCGAGCACGCCCGCCGCGTAACGTTGGTGAGTAGCGTCGCCAGTGTCCTCGCTCGGGTCGAGCAGACCCGGCAGGGCCTCGCCCCCCGTGGCGCCCCCTACGGTCTGCCCAAGCTCGATACCGCCACCCTCGGCATGCGGCCGGCACAGTTCATCGTGCTCGCCGGTCGGCCCGGCATGGGCAAATCGACAGTCGCCTTGCACATCGCTCTCGCTGCCGCTCGACGCGCCGGTGCCGTGGGCTTCTTCTCGCTCGAGATGGGGGCCGATGAGCTCTCGGAGCGGGTGCTCGCCGCCGCAGCTTACGATCCGCGCTCGCAGGAGCCGATTACCTATCGCGCCATCGCCGAAGCTCGCAGCCTTTCACCGGAAGCCATGTGGCGCCTGCAGGAAGCCGAGAAGACCTGTGCCGACATCCCGCTCTGGATCGAGCCGCAGTCCGGCCTGACGCTGGCGCAGATCGCGGCACGGGCCCGTCAGATGCGTCTGCGCGCCGAGCGTAGAGGTATCCCGCTCGCGGCCATCATTATCGACCACATCGGCCTGATCCGCCCCTCCAAACGCTACCAGGGCAACCGAGTCCAGGAGATGACCGAGATCACCACGGGTCTAAAGGGGCTGGCCAAGGAACTCGGCATTCCCGTGGTCGGCCTCTCGCAGCTCAACCGCGAGGTTGAGAAGCGGCAGGACAAGCGTCCGCAGCTCTCAGACCTGCGCGAATCCGGGTCGATTGAGCAGGACGCCGACGTGGTGCTCGGCCTGTACCGGGAGGCCTACTACCTCGAGCATAAGGCCGACCGGACAGACGACGAGGAGATCCGGCTCTTCAACTGTCAGAATGAGCTCGAGATCGAAATTCTGAAGCAGCGTTCGGGCCCCACGATCCGAATCACCTGCTTCTGCGACGTCGGCTGCAACGTGCTGGCGGAGGTGGCTCGATGA
- the xerD_2 gene encoding Tyrosine recombinase XerD, with the protein MPKLTKKVVDAAAPREATFFVWCSELPGFGVRVFPSGKRVYYADYRTKGGTRRRMSLGPHGKITVEEARKLAIVTLGDVIRGEDPAEERATRRSSLTVAELCDRYLEATDAGLVMGKGGKAKKASTLYVDRGRIERHIKPLLGKKLVVDLTQPDVQRFVRDVQAGKTAGIVKTGLRGKAVVEGGAGTAARTVGLLGGIMSFAISERIITINPAAGVRKPADKKRTRRLTVEEYGALGKAIAEMEAGAEERWQAAAGVRLLALTGCRLGEIVKLRWSEVDRSGPSLRLEDTKEGASVRPIGSAVLSLLDGLPRTASSTYVLPAARGLGAFASLDDALERIMARAGLEGVTAHTLRHSFASTAGDLGYSDSTIGAMLGHAGSTVTSRYVHHLDAVLLAAARRVANQILANLRAHHK; encoded by the coding sequence ATGCCAAAGCTCACCAAAAAAGTCGTCGACGCTGCAGCTCCGCGCGAGGCCACGTTCTTCGTCTGGTGCAGCGAGTTGCCGGGCTTCGGCGTCCGCGTCTTCCCCAGCGGCAAGCGGGTCTACTACGCCGATTATCGGACCAAGGGCGGCACCAGGCGGCGCATGTCGCTCGGCCCACACGGCAAGATCACGGTCGAGGAGGCCCGCAAGCTCGCCATCGTCACCCTGGGCGACGTGATCCGCGGTGAAGACCCAGCCGAAGAGCGCGCTACCCGTCGAAGCTCTCTCACCGTTGCCGAGCTATGCGACCGTTACCTTGAGGCTACCGACGCGGGCCTCGTGATGGGAAAGGGCGGCAAAGCGAAGAAGGCCTCCACTCTCTACGTCGACCGGGGACGGATCGAGCGACACATCAAGCCGCTGTTGGGCAAGAAGCTCGTCGTCGACCTGACGCAGCCGGACGTTCAACGGTTCGTGCGCGACGTGCAGGCCGGCAAGACCGCGGGGATCGTAAAGACTGGCCTCAGGGGCAAGGCAGTCGTCGAAGGCGGCGCGGGCACCGCAGCACGCACTGTCGGCCTCCTCGGCGGCATCATGAGCTTCGCGATCTCCGAGCGCATCATCACGATTAACCCGGCGGCAGGGGTACGGAAGCCGGCCGACAAGAAGCGCACGCGCCGTCTCACCGTCGAGGAGTACGGCGCCCTTGGCAAAGCCATCGCAGAGATGGAGGCGGGAGCGGAGGAGCGCTGGCAAGCTGCTGCTGGCGTCCGCCTGCTCGCCCTCACCGGATGCCGTCTCGGTGAGATAGTTAAGTTGCGCTGGTCCGAGGTGGATCGGTCTGGCCCCTCCCTCAGGCTTGAAGACACGAAGGAAGGCGCATCGGTTCGGCCGATCGGCAGCGCAGTACTGTCCCTGTTGGATGGCCTACCGCGGACGGCAAGCTCCACCTACGTCCTGCCAGCGGCGCGCGGCCTCGGTGCCTTCGCCAGCCTCGACGACGCTCTTGAACGGATCATGGCCCGCGCTGGGCTGGAGGGCGTCACAGCTCATACGCTGCGGCACTCGTTCGCTTCCACCGCCGGCGATCTCGGCTACAGCGACTCTACCATTGGCGCGATGCTCGGCCATGCCGGCAGTACCGTTACGAGCCGATACGTACACCATCTTGACGCGGTCTTGCTCGCTGCCGCTAGGCGCGTTGCCAATCAGATCCTTGCAAACCTTCGCGCGCACCACAAGTAA
- the mcp1_2 gene encoding Methyl-accepting chemotaxis protein 1, protein MALAKKSALHTLPASVAIREDRPSVTGRSHLVAEAEKRKARTFARQQKAAERIASATAELSSGIAEAAAAAEELRKASEQIGVGAEEAAGAAQETMKAINQGGALIQAAKENASAALTKTQALSGLIVDTAAQIGASVAAIAKASERQEASVKLVEELDRQASAIGEIVKAVARIADQTNLLALNAAIEAARAGQHGKGFAVVADEVRTLAETSEKSARDIQELVAQIQADVKIAADGINNSAVSARSEAEKGRVVTAQLERIRADMAEIMTGCDDIARASDESAVASVEAQKGAEIIAAAAEEQSAACQETGKMVEQQTTALTQSEQAAQELSGLAEELKNSTNIGKSAEEVASAAEELSSAVEEINRAGAQVTIALDQITKGAQQQSAATQQSSAAIAQIERRAQVNQSLAGTAVEKAQVISDLLAENKAMVDAMVDGLGRSVGAGRASRDQIAALEQVSRRIDKIVDAITTVSIQTNMLAVNGSVEAARAGEFGKGFAVVSTDIRNLARDSAENADRIKDTVKTIQDTIAFVRGDLQEIAEGAAAEVEKSGAITRNLDSVTKVMTEVLAGNREILSGSDGIVRMVREIQTAIEQVAAAAQQAARTSGEAGRAASEQAKGAEQLAAAIEEIASLADELQAA, encoded by the coding sequence ATGGCTCTCGCGAAGAAATCCGCCCTTCATACCCTGCCTGCCTCGGTCGCCATCCGGGAGGACAGGCCTTCCGTTACCGGTCGGTCGCACCTCGTCGCCGAGGCCGAGAAGCGCAAGGCCCGGACGTTCGCGCGCCAGCAGAAGGCCGCCGAGCGGATCGCCTCGGCGACCGCCGAACTCTCCAGCGGGATCGCCGAAGCCGCCGCGGCGGCCGAGGAACTGCGCAAGGCCTCCGAGCAGATCGGCGTCGGTGCCGAGGAGGCGGCGGGCGCCGCGCAGGAGACCATGAAGGCCATCAATCAAGGGGGGGCCCTCATCCAGGCGGCCAAGGAGAACGCCAGCGCCGCCCTGACCAAGACGCAGGCCCTGTCCGGACTCATCGTCGACACCGCCGCGCAGATCGGCGCCTCCGTCGCGGCGATCGCCAAGGCCTCCGAGCGTCAGGAGGCATCGGTCAAGCTGGTCGAGGAACTCGACCGGCAGGCCAGCGCCATCGGCGAGATCGTCAAGGCCGTCGCCCGCATCGCCGACCAGACGAACCTGCTCGCACTCAATGCGGCCATCGAGGCGGCTCGTGCGGGGCAGCACGGGAAAGGGTTCGCCGTGGTGGCCGACGAGGTACGCACCCTCGCCGAGACCAGCGAGAAATCGGCCCGCGACATCCAGGAACTGGTGGCGCAGATCCAGGCCGACGTGAAGATCGCCGCCGACGGCATCAACAACTCGGCGGTGTCGGCCCGCTCCGAGGCCGAGAAGGGCCGCGTGGTCACGGCTCAGCTCGAGCGCATTCGTGCCGACATGGCCGAGATCATGACGGGCTGTGACGACATCGCCCGCGCTTCCGACGAATCCGCCGTGGCGTCCGTCGAGGCCCAGAAGGGGGCGGAGATCATCGCCGCCGCGGCCGAGGAGCAGAGCGCGGCCTGTCAGGAAACCGGCAAGATGGTGGAGCAGCAGACCACCGCGCTCACCCAGAGCGAGCAGGCCGCCCAGGAATTGTCCGGTCTCGCCGAGGAGCTGAAGAACAGCACGAATATCGGCAAGAGCGCGGAAGAGGTCGCCTCCGCCGCGGAGGAACTGTCGAGCGCGGTGGAGGAGATCAACCGCGCCGGAGCGCAAGTCACCATCGCGCTGGACCAGATCACCAAGGGCGCGCAGCAGCAATCCGCGGCCACCCAGCAATCCTCCGCCGCCATCGCCCAGATCGAGCGCCGGGCGCAGGTGAACCAGTCCCTCGCCGGCACCGCCGTGGAGAAGGCGCAGGTCATTTCCGATCTGCTCGCGGAGAACAAGGCAATGGTCGATGCGATGGTCGACGGCCTCGGGCGGTCCGTCGGCGCCGGCCGCGCGAGCCGCGACCAGATCGCCGCCCTCGAACAGGTCAGCCGGCGGATCGACAAGATCGTCGACGCGATCACCACGGTCTCGATCCAGACCAACATGCTGGCGGTGAACGGCTCCGTCGAGGCGGCCCGGGCCGGCGAGTTCGGTAAGGGGTTCGCGGTCGTCTCGACGGATATCCGCAACCTCGCGCGGGATTCCGCCGAGAACGCCGACCGGATCAAGGACACCGTCAAGACCATCCAGGACACCATCGCCTTCGTCCGGGGCGATCTCCAGGAGATCGCCGAAGGTGCGGCCGCCGAGGTGGAGAAGAGCGGCGCCATCACCCGGAACCTCGACTCCGTGACCAAGGTCATGACCGAGGTGCTGGCCGGCAACAGGGAAATCCTGAGCGGTTCGGACGGGATCGTCCGCATGGTCCGGGAGATCCAGACGGCCATCGAGCAGGTCGCCGCCGCGGCGCAGCAGGCCGCGCGGACCTCGGGGGAAGCCGGCAGGGCGGCCAGCGAGCAGGCCAAGGGTGCCGAGCAGCTCGCCGCGGCGATCGAGGAGATCGCCTCCCTCGCCGACGAACTCCAGGCCGCCTGA